TCAAACATATCTTTATGACTTCGCTGGCTCCAAGCTCAATCGACTACTTCTGGAACATCTTGCAAATATCGGTAGTCAATGCCTCGCCATAACCCCCCTGCGCGGAGAGGACTGGCGGCAGGGGCGAGAAGCGCTCTTCGAAGACCTGATCATCCTGGGGATCTCCGGGATAAGGGAAGAGGTGGGCTGTGTCATGTTCGACTACAACGACGTCGCGGTGAATGCTATCGCCTGGGAAGGAATCCGTAGCCGCATTGAACAATCCATCATCGCGTGGCATCCCGACGTCATCATCGTCTCCGACGAGAACTCCGCCTTACTCTCGGCGGCTCTCGGGAAAGGAGTCCCGGTAGTCCACGTCACCCACGCCCTCCTATTCCTCCCATTCGGCCCTCTCAGTGATTTCCCAAGCGAAAAAGAGCACGATTTATTGCGGCACGTTGACCTATCGCTGACCGTCAGCAATTTCGCGGCAAACTACATGAAAAGACATGGCGGACTGAACACCGAGGTCCTTGGCTTCCCCGCCTTCGGACACGGACCCTGGCCGGTATATGACAACTTCAGGGACGGCTATATCACTCTCTTCAACCCCTCAGCCATGAAGGGTATCGGGGTATTCATTGACCTTGCACACCAACTACCAGGAAGACGGTTTGCAGCTGTCCCGACGTGGGCCACGACACAGACTGACCTTGACGCTCTGACGGATATTCCAAACGTCGATCTACTCCCACCCTCACGCAATGTCGACGACCTGCTAGCCAAGACCTCTGTCCTCCTGA
The sequence above is drawn from the Arachnia rubra genome and encodes:
- a CDS encoding glycosyltransferase family 4 protein is translated as MEHLANIGSQCLAITPLRGEDWRQGREALFEDLIILGISGIREEVGCVMFDYNDVAVNAIAWEGIRSRIEQSIIAWHPDVIIVSDENSALLSAALGKGVPVVHVTHALLFLPFGPLSDFPSEKEHDLLRHVDLSLTVSNFAANYMKRHGGLNTEVLGFPAFGHGPWPVYDNFRDGYITLFNPSAMKGIGVFIDLAHQLPGRRFAAVPTWATTQTDLDALTDIPNVDLLPPSRNVDDLLAKTSVLLMPSLIESMSVLTIEAMLRGIPVVASRTGGLPEAKLGVEYLIEPDGNPEFRRANHRLEVIAPPQNIDPWVNVIEPLFTDKKLYKDISHRSWQKAVTYSSKDFTGAWLSRITDLIDRK